The following DNA comes from Coffea eugenioides isolate CCC68of unplaced genomic scaffold, Ceug_1.0 ScVebR1_506;HRSCAF=1195, whole genome shotgun sequence.
tttttaaatgatagTGGATGCGTGAATAATAAAATGAGAGTACAAATAACATTTCTCATAATTATTTGCAAATAATGCCTATCCAACACAaattggcaaaatgggcgggatgcaTTTTGGAGAATGATAAATGGGCTCATGCGCAAACAGAACACAGCTTAAGGGATCCACCCAATTCCCTTAACGCTCCCCGTTAAGACATCTAAGGCTTCAAAAGAGGTTAATAAAGGGCCCGCCCAAAActtaatagaattttttttttttaacttaatacAACTTATGGGAACTTTAAACGGCAAGGGGAAATtccaaaagggcaaaaaaaaaaaaaaaaaaaaaaggcaacaaTCTGTACAACCTCAAAACCTTTCTCGTATAATTTAATCACACTCCTTCTATCATTTTAATCgtataattttcatttatcagattatatgataaaacaaatagtGAAAGTGcaaattacaaaaaataaaatacaaataacaTTTTCCATGATTTAATTGCAAACAACTTAAACAtcaccttttttatttttgcattggTTTTCCATTCTAACTTCCGGCCTTTATGTAAGCATTAACCCGacgacttttcttttttttttttttttaactctagCAAAACTCAAATTCGATGCTTTTGACTTTCAATCAATGTTCTTATCAAGTCAAGTAAGATGGTTGACCTAGTATTTTCACATGAAGTTCTTTTGACACGGTCATGGCCAACTTGAACAAAAATTAATGTATAGTATCAACTAGTACTTGTTTAAACCCAAGAAGCAAAAGTCAACTACAGAAGCAGGAAAAAATAAAGCTTAATGGGAAAGTTCTTCAATCCCATGATTCAAGGGACGCCAGCTGATGAACATTCCTAGAATCCTTCTCACTAGTTGACAAACATGTTGGTACATGTCTTTCTTTAGTAGTATTTCTCAAGGCACAATTTATAGTTTTATTGAATGAAATCTTGATCAAAAGTCTTATCTAAAAAAATTCTTCAAGTCGACCAAGTAAACACCAACCACTTTCCTTGCCACACAAATGTTTCTTCTCGTTTATCAGCTCTTTCTGGGGCCAATTTCTTCTCTCTGTCATTCATTGCAAATCTTGTTTACTAGATAAACATCATGTTGTTTTTGTGATATTAGTACAGAAAAGGAAGAGGGATACTGTTGGAGGAAGAGTTGGATGGAGAAGGCAGGGGACATGGGAATTGGAAGAGGAGGGAGGAGGGTGGTGGTGATAGGAGGTGGAGTAGCTGGCTCCCTCATTGCTAAGTCTCTTCAGTTCACTGCAGATCTCACCCTCATTGATCAGTAAGCTCTCATTCTGATTTTTTTCCTCTGCTGATCATTACCGGAATTTAGACACTTCAATTGGCTCTCGTATGATGAGTTTCTTTAGTAGTCATTATTGATATCTACTTTTGTCTGTTTTGCCTTTATTCTTCATCTTGCACAGTTAATATTTGGTGGCTTGAGATAAATTCTGCTTCGCTTACTTGTTCAGGATAAAATAGTTGCAATATAACTTGCTCTTCTGTGATATTATAATCAGGAAAGAGTACTTTGAGATCCCATGGGCAAGCTTAAGAGGAATGGTGGAGCCTTCATTTCCAGAGAGATCAGTGATCAACCATAAAGATTACCTGACTAATGGCCGTCTTGTAGTATCCAAAGCCATCAATATTACCAATTCTGATGTCTTAACTGCAGAGGGTCGCCTTGTTGCTTACGATTACCTGGTCATTGCTACTGGCCATGATGATCCCCTTCCCAAGATTAGAAATGAGAGACTTACCGAGTATCAAGCAGGTATTATTGCATTGGTATAGCTCCTATCTATACTATCTGCAGAGAAGTAAATCATACTATCTATAGCTACAGACCAGCAAATTATACTATCTATTGCTGAAATTTACAAGTGAACAACAGACACGCAGATTAAACTTCTATAGAAATGGTATAGCTACAGACAAGCAAATTATACTGTCCATAGAAATGGTATAGGTACAGACAAGCAAATTGTACTATCTATTGATGACATTTGTGTGTGAACTAGGAGTGAACGTGCTATGTTTCATTTTACCTTGACAAAAAGTTTTGCA
Coding sequences within:
- the LOC113758432 gene encoding uncharacterized protein LOC113758432 encodes the protein MEKAGDMGIGRGGRRVVVIGGGVAGSLIAKSLQFTADLTLIDQKEYFEIPWASLRGMVEPSFPERSVINHKDYLTNGRLVVSKAINITNSDVLTAEGRLVAYDYLVIATGHDDPLPKIRNERLTEYQA